Within the Nerophis ophidion isolate RoL-2023_Sa linkage group LG01, RoL_Noph_v1.0, whole genome shotgun sequence genome, the region ttgtaatcatggcagacatgATAATAGATGACAAAGACGAGTACTTTTACATAACACAATCTTTTTGAAGCCATTCAGCTGTAGACGCAAGAAGCTAGCTTGCGGCTAATACCGTAGCCTGACGTCGCAAGGCGATGTGTTACTACTCTAGAAAAATAGTTACTcaatgtttgctcttacaataaaaaTATCGCTACACCTTGGGTATAATACAAGTTAcagaatgtaaatgaagtattgtcggcggtttttggatgcatttttaagTGATTTGGAGGCAGAAGGGGTCaatcagtttatttcaaattagAATAACAAGAACCCCCAAAACATCTGTGTTCTTccctctcataaggattgtaaacaataggcaaaattccaaaaaagagcAGTTCCACTTTGATGTATTTTAAAACTGATGGATTTAAATAAGAGAAAAAACAATCTTCAAATCTTTACAAAAGGTCCTCCGAGTGGTTGAATCACTAAACAACCACTGAAGGTTTATGCCAAATTGCAAAATGAGTCTTTTAATTACTGCAATGTAAAATAATTTAAAGcttttgaagattttttttcgGAGCCCCTCTATAAGAGCAGAACAGAATATCAAAAGCAACAAGAACACCGACATGTACTTATACAGCCTAATGAGAATCAGTACAAGATACAtataaaatattaaatgtatttttttatattgctcaGTTTTTACTGACCCCATTTTACAATATATTCTATGCTATGTTCGTAGTCTGGAACTGCACTGCATCATTTGATGTGCTTTAGCTACCAAAGaagcagtattttttttattatcacagAACAGATTGCTctgcatttcaatcaatcaatcaatcaatcaatcaatcaatcattcaataaatcaatgtttacttatatagccctaaatcacaaatgtctgaatgggctgcacaagccacaacgacatactcAACGAAACTCAGTCAGTTATCTGGCTGAGTTTCATGTTTATTTTCTACCCCCAAATGACAGCAGCGAGCCTCCCACTTAGTGTGACCCCTGACATCACCATGCTGAATGTTACCTAAGGACAGCAGCTCTTCATCTAGCATAGAGAATGACGCAGAGGTTGTGCCCGACTCTGCTTCAGCCACAATGGGTCCACACAGAAGGTCAACATGTGAAGATGCAGGTGATGTAACAGGTGGCTTTCCTAGTTGGGAAAAAATGGTGTCGTCCACATCCATCAAATCAATCAGACTCTCAGACTGAGCCGTGAAGCTGGTGCCTGttgtgagtaaaaaaatatatatacttttgaaTTTCTCAAGTCGAATTTGCTTCTGCTTGGCTATGAAGCAAAGTTTAAAAGGTTAGGTctcgtaaaaaaaaattcagagaatcATGACACGCAGTAACGTTTTAGATAAactgtacttgtcagagtagttttaatgcaacacatgcaaaaacatattgtttatttataaatggttgatttatataggctagtaaggtaaagtgttgtacctgatggtatcaaccatttataaatacacgtcagtaggctaaatgaacctcttccaCATATTGTTTAGGTTTATCAGGGACATTTCTTTCGGTGGGCGGTGTCACAGGACTGTTTTACCAATCCAACCAAAGCACTAATGACGCgagactccatttcaccaataaAACAGAGCTTTGCAGTCACATGACAGCCCTCGAAAAATATTGGTGGCCTTGGTGCAAAATGTGACTTATTCACATGAAGAAAAGCTGCACATTAGGTGACTGTAAAATGTGCAGTGCTGTAGCAGTGTCTTTCTGTCTttcacgcatgcacacacaaactACAACTGTAGTGCAAGTACCATTACAAAAAagcaattaaataaatcagaaggTACTCAGTACTTAAGTATTTTTTCACTAGAAACTGGTATCCAAATAATCATTTGGATGATTACTTTTTACTTTTCATTGAGTCATATTACTCTCAATTATGTGTTGTCGCAACCTTTCCCCCCAAATTGAAACACAATTAAGAACCTGTTATTTATGTATTCATCCGTACAAACCATTCTATGAGTTGCTGTAGCCAGCGTCGACATGACACTGAGCTGAAGACTTGTGTATTTTTTTCCTCACGCTCCCCCTGACACCTTATCACCACCACACCTGACACCACAATATAAGAAGTACTGGTCTTATAAAAATAAAACTCTGGGAATGTATGTGTAAATACAAACACTTGAATGTAATATATCTTTAGTAAatcaataggcaagcagcttggtgagaaGGCTACAACTGTTGGTacaattattagaaaatggaagaagttcAAGACCACAAACAAATCTCCCTTGATCTatggctccatgcaagatctcaccCTTTGGAGCACTACTAAGCATGAATTGgtttatttaaattgtaaaactcacaatgttTGGAGTGATGCATGAAGAATCATTTTGAGAAAAACGCTATGAacggttttacttccggttcaatacattaaaacaagtacattttcaaccaacaacacctgcagtgagcaaacttgttcCAAAGATGGTGCCATACACCATTTAAGTGTCTCTGCTTGGCTTACTAAAAAAAATATCGAACTCAAAACACAATGGcggttagcaaagaaaaatccataaattagccacaccgttttgtAAACCGCAGGGTcaaaagcgtagggaaaaagtagcagcttatattCTGGAATTTCTTCaaagtgtgcttttttttttattactaaaactagagacttttgtcaaggctagagccaattattcatgtttacattaacTATTCACCGTTACCATCCCAcatcaagatataacaactgcaTAGCAGTTAttataaattgcatttttttttaaaaaatcaaaaacagttcattttaaataaaaaagttacaaaaattgTTACTGCTGAGTACCTGTATCAATTCCCAAGTACTGGGAATTGGTAtcatattggttcaaatgtgaacggtaccatCCTTAGTCATTACTGCCAAAAGTGGTGCCAAAGTGTATTACAGCGAAGTACGCTTTGGCCCATAccaaccacagctgagaaacaatttTTCGGCTGTCTAAGGGGGGGCTCACAGCCCACAATGGACCTACAGTATGGCTAAGAAGCACTGCTGAACACTACATTCTTGACTTCATCACCAGGGGATTATTGCATTACATGAGGCTTTCGGATGACAGCTTTCTGCTGACCTCTGGCACCAATAACTTGAGGAAAGTGGGATTTTGTGGAGGGGACAGAAGCATTAAAGTTCTCAGGGTGGAGGCAGGTTACATGGCTGGTTACTATAATGAtgttaatctacatttaaaacacttctttatGTACTAGATATGCTTTGTTGTACGTTTTGCTCCACACTCACTTTTATTATCCACTTTCTGCAAGATGTTTGTTGTGAAGGCATTTTTAGAGTGAAAATTAAACCATGCACCGCCCTCCCCAAAAGGAATAATGAATCTTTTGAAAATCTAGACTGataaatatatatcttgaagacGAACGTAACCACTTGTTTTTTCCATACACGTAAATAGACTTCATGAACAGTGTGTAGTCACATTAGGTATACCTGGCTGAACACTATGATATTGATTCCGAGCAGCAATATAAAAGCCGCGTGTCGCATGCCGGTGTGCGTATGCCAAGATATATGAAAAAATACTTTATCCCACCATTTATTTTCACTTTCTCAACCCAAGTCTTAATGTCGCTGTTTTTTTACGCTGGCATTTAGGGATAATTCTAATTTCATATTGGTCCATCTAGACAAAACAGTCTCTTGTAAAATGTTCAGTGTGTGCTGTGTACCTGATAGAGTTTTAGTCTCTCCATTGCTAGTAGTGCCTTCCATAATCTTCTTATAAGAATTAAGAACATTGGAGAGGTCATCATTGGCCTGCAGGATGTCTCCTGGATAATAAGGACAGGCAGAGACAAGGTATATGTCATTGAAACCCTAAACACGAAATTTGGCTCATTGTTCTTTGTTATGCGAGTGTCAGGCCCCCATGAAACATTCATACCGGCAAAACGATTGCATACCCAAGTAAGTGTCGTCATCATCTGTCTCTGTAGCGAGCTGACACACCGTTTGTCTGAGCTTGTCACAGTCACTGTACAACTCCTACAACAAAAATAAGGATGTTGaaggtatttttatttatttttttaccaatccTTACAGGGTTGCAGTGAAAAGCAAGTGGTGAAGAATAAAATGTTTGCTAAATAGTTTTTGGAGGAGAACAAACCCTAATGAGGTCCTTGTCAACATCAGCAGAGGCTCCAGGACTAAAGTAAGTAAGCATCTCATTAAGGAGTTTGACACGGTTGTTGACTGCCTCCAGTGTGCTACTCTGCTTGGACACTTTCTGTGACCTCACTTCATCCTGCAACAGCAAGGTAGTTACATCACACTTGGTAAATGTGAGTCAATGTGAGTTTATAAGTTTCAATCTTTCTGAAGGAAACGCAAATAATTCAAGCAAGAAGAGCAGTACCTCTTTAACCATGTTCTTGATGAGTTGATTGGCCTCCTGCAGATCAGAATGCTTTTTGCTTTTAAGCAGCTCTGCTAACTTCTgcagaagaaaacaaaaaaaaaacaaatagtgCGAGAACTCAGCCATTGATtgcccaaatgataaaaaaaacattataaaccTCAGCTGCTGCCATGAATCAAGTGCTGTCAACACAGAGAACACAGGACCTGCTTTGGTGTACCATCCATCATCAGTCAGTGGGTGAAAAAAACATCATCACTCTCCGTAAGTTGCCAACTTACGGAAAAAAAGACTACAAGGATACGGTTACAGACTTCCCTTTTCCAATACAAATAACAGTTTTTTAATCACATTACTTACTGCATTTATATTGTATTACTTACTGTATTTACTTTATTTCACAACATACCGTCATAATACAAAATAAACTAGTTAATGGTTATTCATGCAGTGTTATTAAACTTGATCCAAATCGTTTTAAACATTTCCATGACTAAAAAATATCAGAATTTGCACATTTACTGATAAATTACATGGAAAAAAGTTGAAATGATGCTTTCCCCTTTAGTACACTGCGCTCAGCGTTGAGTGCACTTAGACGAATATGGTCTTGCTTCTCTGATTAGTGTGCAAGTGCGCTTACACTTAGCGCAGAGTGCTAATTGTAAGGACGTCCGAGGACAAGCATCTGTTCTGTCAGCGTGTCGCCAACACGTTTAGTTGTCAGAAACATTTACACTATGGTTTTGTACAGCATGTGTATTGTATTTAATGTATGCTGACATCATTATTCTTGCTAATCGGACAATAACTGACAAATCTTAAATTGAGGTGTAGCGGTACACTGATTCACCATTAAACCGTGGGGGTGTACGTGAGCTACCAAGTACTTGTTGCTACCATCTTTCTACAACGAAGTACAGCTCCAGGAAGTGCAAACTTCACAAAGCTTgtgatacttaaaaaaaataaaatcaaataaggaGCACTTTTACAAAGTAGCAGCTGCTTCCTGGAGAAGGATAGGTCCTTAGACCAGTACAGAAGTAACTGAACTTACGACCTTAATTCTGTAAACTCAAAACACTTTtatctcaaatcaatgtcacttcttcttcttactatACTTTACACTCACTTTCTCTGTTCCCATGTTTGGAAAACAAAGTAATGTCaatctctatccatccatccatttctaccgcttttcccatttgggctatctcagctgcattcgggcagaaggcggcgtacaccctggacaagtcgcaacctcatcccagggccaatgTCAATCTCTGGCCATAGGCTATTGCAAGTAAGACCGGATGTTTCCGACAAATCTTACAGGTTCCACTGTGTATTTGCTATGCCAACTAATGGCGGCGATCCTTCTCAaatgtttgcttgcaacttaaagcataacagttAGTCAAGAGATGGCTTTTGTCTCAAAACACTCCTAAGTTGAGGTACAACAGTATTAATTTTGACAGtagtttttaatttagtttaagtcatagtcttttgatgaagtagtattttagttttagtcaaacTTAAGTCATCTAAGTTGATTTAGTTTAAGTCTAGTTTTAAGGCTCCACTATGCTACAGCATCCGACGCATGGCCTTCTGACAGCATTTCTTGCAGTTCTCAACCAAAACTCTAAGGGGCGGTGTCGCCTGAGGAGCAACCACGGCTGTCATTTACTAGCTATTTACCTCTTTGCGTAGTACTAATCCGCAATGAAAACAACAACCTCAAAATTGTTGTTGGCACTGGGACTAATCATGGAGGACTATTGGTTTACTTTTAATGTTGCTCATAAACCAGAGGACAAGACTGTGCCATTCCAAAACGAGTCGCAATAGAGAAGGGGAGAATTCACAACACTATTGCACTATTGAACTGTTCCGAGTGTGGGGCACCATCAACAAACAAAACGTTAGAACATTTTTTATTGATGTGAAGTATCACAGCATTTGAATTACAATTACAGTAAATGCAGTGCACTAAAATGTAAAGTAGAACAGATAAGGCATCTTTAAAGTTTCCTTGAAAGCCCCTTTATTTATAATACCTGCAAagtattttttaacacaaaaGCAGCATAACTGTATGGTCAAGAATGATGCAGTTGGTGATTTTTTTTGCTCATATATCAATGTTAATTAATAGCTTTCAAGCATTCTTTCTTCTGTAATTCAGCTTCATTAATATTCCTAAAACTAAAGTACAAATTTTTGAGTGCTGACTGCGTACGCAACACACTAAAACAGACAGGAAACACTTGTTTGTGCACAAAATGAGAAAATAAATACCCAGCACTGCCCCTattggtttctttgatgtatttatGCAGTACACTCAGGACAAAATCTGGTAAGTCCGCATATGCATTAAGCAGATAGGAAAGTTTATCGCGGAAACCTTGTATCAGCTTTACTGTTCCTGCACTCTATGTGAACAGGAAATGTGCAAATACAGATTTTTACttaagaagattttttttttaaaagatagtTTTAATCACACAGAAAATTTACAAATTtaaatcaaatgtatttaattaattgtttggttttggggggtttttgtttcatcaaaACTAGTGAGGCTTTGCCTCACCTCTCTACACTGGCCGCACACCCCTGAATCAGATAGACAGAgtgaaaaataacatttatttttcagACCTCTGACAGCATTTTACATTTGAGCTGTTATTTTCAAAGGTTATCGGAAAAGAAAGTTTTCCTTCTTCCCCCTGGTAGCACTATATTCCTTTATCAAACAATCATGACGTATAATGATTTTGTCTTACTTTACTTTTCTGCTCATCATTAAACACTGGATTCTTGGGCCTCTCAGATGAAGATGGGACTAATGTAGCATCGGAAGGGATCTCAGGGTCAGCTAATACAATACCTGGAAATATAAGTGCACTGACTATATCTCAGAACTTGAAACAGCCTAACTATCATACATGGCTGAGTAATTATTTGAGAATTTGTTAAAAATGCACACACTCACCCTGAGTCTTCAGCATCTGGTAAGCCTCACAAATTTTGGTTTCCTCAGGAAGATAAATGGTCCAGCTGTATATCATTTTAATTACTTTTGACTTCACCTTCTCAGACACGTTGTCTCCTAGATActgaatatatacaaaaaaagctTATGATGACAAACTAAAAGTGATTTGCACAGCATTGATTTCACTTACTTTGGGGGATATGACTTTAATAAGTTCATTTAAAAAACGGAATCTTCCCACTTCATTCTGAAACCTTTGGCCGCAGTTCTTCATACAGGCCTCAAGAACCTTCAATGAAGAAAATAGactcaaagtaaaaaaaagaaccaAAACAAACATACAGTTAAACGAAGATGGTCAAATGTGGTAAATTGAATGGAATTGATTTGATGATTTAATGTGTCTTGAAGCAATTAATGGCactcagcatatatatatatccatccatccatccatccatcatcttccgcttatccgaggtcgggtcgcgggggcagcagcctaagcagggaagcccagacttccctatctccagccacttcgtctagctcttcccgggggatcccgaggcgttcccaggccagccgggagacatagtctttccaacgtgtcctgggtcttccccgtggcctcctaccagctggacgtgcccttaacacatccctagggaggcgttcgggtggcatcctgaccagatgcccgaaccacctcatctggctcctctcgatgtggaggagcagcggctttacgttgagctcctcccggatggcagagcttctcaccctatctctaagggagagccccgccacccggcggaggaaactcatttcggccgcttgtacccgtgatcttatcctttcggtcatgacccaaagctcatgaccataggtgaggatgggaacgtagatcgaccggtaaattgagagctttgccttccggctcagctccttcttcaccacaacggatcgatacaacgtccgcattactgaagacgccgcaccgatccgcctgtcgatctcacgatccactcttcccccactcgtgaacaagactcctaggtacttgaactcctccacttggggcagggtctcctccccaacccggagatggcactccacccttttccgggcgagaaccatggactcggacttggaggtgctgattctcattccggtcgcttcacactcggctgcgaaccgatccagtgagagctgaagatcccggccagatgaagccatcaggactacatcatctgcaaaaagcagagacctaatcccgtggccaccaaaccggaacccctcaacgccttgactacgcctagaaattctgtccataaaagttatgaacagaatcggtgacaaaaggacagccttggcggagtccaaccttcactggaaacgtgtccgacttactgccagcaatgcggaccaagctctgacactgatcatacagggagcggactgccacaataagacattccgataccccatactctctgagcactccccacaggacttcccgagggacacggtcgaatgccttctccaagtccacaaagcacatgtagactggttgggcaaactcccatgcaccctcaagaaccctgccgagagtatagagttagtccacagttccacgaccaggacgaaaaccacactgttcctcctgaatccgaggttcgactatccggcgaagcctcctctccagtacacctgaataaaccttaccgggaaggctgaggagtgtgatcccacgatagttggaacacaccctccggtcccccttcttaaagagagggaccaccaccccggtctgccaatccagaggtaccgcccccgatgtccacgcgatgctgcagagtcttgtcaaccaagacagccccacagcatccagagccttaaggaactccgggcggatctcatccacccccggggccttgccgccgaggagctttttaactacctcagcgacctcagccccagaaataggagagtccactacagattccccaggcaccgcttcctcaaagaaagacgtgttggtgggattgaggaggtcttcgaagtattccctccaccgatccacaacatccgcagtcgaagtcagcagaacaccatccgcaccatacacggtgttgatagtgcactgcttccccttcctgaggcgccgtatggtggtccagaatcgcttcgaagccgtccggaagtcgttttccatggcttccccgaactcttcccatgtccgagtttttgcctccgcgaccgctaaagctgcacaccgcttggcccgtcggtacccgtccactgcctccggagtcctatgagccaaaagaacccgataggactccttcttcagcttgacggcatccctcactgctggtgtccaccaacgggttctgggattaccgccacgacaggcaccaacaaccttgcggccacagctccaatcagccgcctcgacaatagaggttcggaacatggtccactcggattcaatgtcccgcacctccctcgtgacatgttcaaagttctcccggaggtgtgaattgaaactctctctgacaggagactctgccagacgttcccagcagaccctcacaatgcgcttgggcctgccaggtctgtccggcatcctcccccaccatcgcagccaactcaccaccaggtggtgatcggtagaaaactccgcccctctcttcacccgagtgtccaaaacataaggccgcaaatccgatgacacaactacaaagtcgatcatggaactgcggcctagggtgtcctggtgccaagtgcacatatggacacccttatgtttgaacatggtgtttgttatcgacaaactgtgacgagcacaaaagtccaataacaaaacaccactcgggtttagatccgggcgaccattcttcccaatcacgcctctccaggtttcactgtcgttgccaacatgagcgttgaagtctcccagtaggacaagggaatcacccggaggagcactttccagtactccctcgagtgtacccaaaaagggtgggtattctgaactgctgtttggtgcgtaagcacaaacaacagtcaggacccgtccccccacccgaaggcgaagggaagctaccctctcgtccactgggttgaactcaaacgtacaggctttgagccggggggcaaccagaattgccaccccagcccgtcgcctctcactgccggcaacgccagagtggaagagggtccagtccctctcgagagaactggttccagagcccttgctgtgcgtcgaggtgagtccgactatatccagccggaacttctctacctcgcgcactagctcaggctccttcccccccagtgaggtgacgttccacgtcccaagagctagcttctgtagccgaggatcggaccgccaagtgccctgccttcggctgccgcccagctcacaatgcacccgacctctatggcccctcctatgagtggtgagcccattggagggatgacccacgttgcctcttcgggctgtgcccggccgggccccatgggaacaggcccgaccaccaggcgcacgccatcgtgccccaactccgggcctggctccagagcggggccccggtgacccacgtccgggcgagggaaatctggggtcatttcgttgtaattccatagaagtctttgagctgctctttgtctgatcactcacctaggacctgtttgtcttgggagaccctaccagggggcatgaaaacccccagacaacatagctcctaggatcattgggacacgcaaactcctctaccacggtaaggtagcagctcagagaggagatatatatatatatatatatatatatatatatatatatatatatccatccatccatccatccatccatccatcttcttccgcttatccgaggtcgggtcgcgggggcagcagcctaagcagggaagtccagacgctcctctccccagccacttcgtccagctcttcccggggaatcccgaggcgttcccaggccagcgaggggacatagtcttcccaaagtttcctgggtcttccccgtggcctcctaccggtcggacatggccgaaacacctccctagggaggcgttcgggtggcatcctgaccagatgcctgaaccatctcatctgcctcctctcgatgtggaggagcagcggctttactttgagctcctcccggatggcagagcttctcaccctatctctaagggagagccccgccacccggcggaggaaactcctttcggccacttgtacccgtgatcttgtcctttcggtcataacccaaagctcatgaccataggtgaggatgggaacgtagatcgacggtaaatagagagctttgccttccggctcagctccttcttcaccacaatggaatGATACAGCGTagacattactgaagacgccgtaccgatccacctgtcgatctcaagatcaactcttccctcactcgtgaacaagactcagaggtacttaaactcctccacttggggcagggtctcccccccaacccgacgatggcactccacccttttccgggcgagaaccatggactcggacttggaggtgcagattctcatcacactcggctgcgaaccgatctagtgagagctgaagatcctggccagatgaagccatcagaaccacatcatctgcaaaaagcagagacttaattctgcagccaccaaaccggatcccctcaacgccttgactgcgcctagaaattctgtccataaaagttatgaacagaatcagtggcggagtccaacccttactggaaacgggtccgacttactgctggaaatacggaccaagctctgacactgatcgtacagggagcggactgccacaatcagacagtccgataccccatactctctgagcactccccacaggacttcccgagggacacggtcgaatgctttctccaagtccacaaagcacatgtagactggttgggcaaactcccatccaccctcaaggaccctgccgagagtatagagctggtccacagttccacgaccaggacgaaaactacactgttcctcctgaatccgaggttcgactatccggcgtagcctcctctccagtacaccttaaggaactccgagcggacctcatctacccccggggccttgctgccgaggagctttttaactacctcagcaacctcagccccagaaataagagagcccaCCACATATTCCCCAGGCatcgcttcctcataggaagacgtgttggtgagattgaggaggtcttcaaagtattcccttcACCGATCCACAAcgtccgcagtcgaagtcagcagaacaccatccgcaccatacacggtgtggaCAGTGCACTTCTTCCCTttcctgaggtggcggatggtggtccagaatcgcttcgaagacgtccagaagtcgttttccatggcttccccgaagtcctaccatgtccgagtttttgcctctgcaaccactgaagccgcacaccgtgtatatacatatacagtatatatgtgtatatatatatatatatatatatatatatatatatatatacatatatatatatatatacacatatatttatatatatatatatatatatatatatatatacatatatagacacatatatagacacatatatatacatatatatgcatacatacatatacatatatacatatacacacacatatatacatacatatgcatacatacatatacatatatacatatacacacacatatatacatacatatacacatatatataaatatacatatactcacacacacatatatacatatacatatatacacacatatatatatacatatacatatatacatatacacacacatatatacatatacacacacacacacacacacatatacatatatatatacacacacacacatatatacatatatatatacacacatttacatatacatatacacacacatat harbors:
- the gga3a gene encoding ADP-ribosylation factor-binding protein GGA3a isoform X4, encoding MKNCGQRFQNEVGRFRFLNELIKVISPKYLGDNVSEKVKSKVIKMIYSWTIYLPEETKICEAYQMLKTQGIVLADPEIPSDATLVPSSSERPKNPVFNDEQKSKKLAELLKSKKHSDLQEANQLIKNMVKEDEVRSQKVSKQSSTLEAVNNRVKLLNEMLTYFSPGASADVDKDLIRELYSDCDKLRQTVCQLATETDDDDTYLGDILQANDDLSNVLNSYKKIMEGTTSNGETKTLSGTSFTAQSESLIDLMDVDDTIFSQLGKPPVTSPASSHVDLLCGPIVAEAESGTTSASFSMLDEELLSLGPAFCAIPPSVFGSVFPSAPPAAFMLQQPPDGPVSSSTVPAHSTGKSPPTTINVTASQVSSAAQSSKSEPASTGDILQDVALLDFSSPKSLPKAHFDNTQAKRDDPCSPANPMCQSGVPVATNCPPARCHDENALLHSHNPFVTKNRTNSAGGEETSFANVFVPLEAVRPSKLCPITAYDKSGVRVLLHFSSDCPPGCPDVLVIVASVLNTSPLPVCDFVLQAAVPKTMKVRLQPPSGTQLASFNPIAPPATISQVILLSNPHKEKVRMRFKLTFTLGEQHYEDVGEVNDFPPPDRWGSL
- the gga3a gene encoding ADP-ribosylation factor-binding protein GGA3a isoform X3 → MAAAGESLESWLNKATAPSNRQEEWEYVMAFCDQINKELEGPQISVRLLVHKIHSPQEWEALQALTVLEACMKNCGQRFQNEVGRFRFLNELIKVISPKYLGDNVSEKVKSKVIKMIYSWTIYLPEETKICEAYQMLKTQGIVLADPEIPSDATLVPSSSERPKNPVFNDEQKSKKLAELLKSKKHSDLQEANQLIKNMVKEDEVRSQKVSKQSSTLEAVNNRVKLLNEMLTYFSPGASADVDKDLIRELYSDCDKLRQTVCQLATETDDDDTYLGDILQANDDLSNVLNSYKKIMEGTTSNGETKTLSGTSFTAQSESLIDLMDVDDTIFSQLGKPPVTSPASSHVDLLCGPIVAEAESGTTSASFSMLDEELLSLGPAFCAIPPSVFGSVFPSAPPAAFMLQQPPDGPVSSSTVPAHSTGKSPPTTINVTASQVSSAAQSSKSEPASTGDILQDVALLDFSSPKSLPKAHFDNTQAKRDDPCSPANPMCQSGVPVATNCPPARCHDENALLHSHNPFVTKNRTNSAGGEETSFANVFVPLEAVRPNNESEIAATLGYTAGFLQPHRTPRYHQSSHTAFKSTQGKSSHEVQVDIHARRAALRRRRRS